The stretch of DNA GGATCTGCGTCGAGGAACGTGCTCTCCGTGCCACGCTGGGGGACTCGTACGAGGAGTACGCGTCTCGAACACCGTATCGACTGCTTCCGTTCGTCTGGTGACGGACCAGGGGTGCCAGTCGAGCGTCTCGAACTGCAGTCGGAGTGGCTCGGTCTCGAAGCTTTCGCACCTCTCCGATCAGAACACTCCGTTGAAATACTGAAACTACAAACCGAAGAAACATTTTCAATGAAAAAGATGAACTAGGACGTCGACTACAAATCACCAGATATGACGTAATAGAGCACACATATATCAGCTACTCTGATCGTACGAATACAGGAGAATGGTGGCAATTGTAAACTCCACCAAGGATTTTTTACATCTCCGCAACCAGTAGAGTGATATGCAACTACATAACAGGGGCGTCCGACAGGACGTCCGCGAACTCGGCGCGTTGCTCGGTGAGGTCCTGGAGGACCAGACTTCCCGGAGTGCGTTCGAAACCGTCGAATCCTGTCGTCGTAGCGCGATCGACTACCGGTCCGACGACCTCGAGTCCCGAGAACCACTCGTCTCGGAACTCGAGAGCCTCTCGCCACACCAGCAACGGATCGTCTCACGTGCGTTCACGACCTACTTCGAACTGATCAACCTCGCGGAGGAACGCGAGCGAGTTCGATCGATCCGAACCGGCTCTCAGGAGGGAACCCTCGAGGACAGCCTCGAGACGGCGGCCGAGGAACTCGGCGAGAAAGACACCGAGACTGTCCGGCAGATACTCGAGGACGTCCTGATCGAGCCGACGTTCACTGCCCATCCCACGGAGGCCCGCCGCAAGACCGTCAAGTCGAAGCTGCGGACGATCTCGACGTCCCTCGAGACGCTCGACGAACGGCTCCTGACCGACAAGGAGAAAGACCAGCTCTGGCGGGATATCGACGCCGAGGTGACGAGCCTCTGGCAGACGCCCCAGGTCCGCAACCGCCAGCCCGAACCCGAGGACGAGGCCCGGAACGTCCAGTGGTACCTCGAGAACACGCTGTTCGACGTCGTCGGCGAAGTATACGACGAACTCGCCGACGCGATCGACGAGGAACTCGACGGGGACCTCGAGATTCCCAAGCTCTTCGAGTTCCGATCGTGGGCCGGCAGCGACCGCGACGGCAACCCCTACGTCACGCCCGAGGTAACGGCCAATACTCTGGAACGACAGCGGTCGGTCATCCTCGAGCGGTACCGCGAGCAACTCAAACGTCTCTCCGGCGTGTTGAGCCAGGACGGGAGCCGGGTCGAGGCCGGCTCCGAATTCCAGGCCTCGCTCGAGCGCGACCTCGATCGGCTTCCCGGTAGCGCCCGCACCGCCGAACAGCGGTACCCGGACGAACCGTACCGCCAGAAGCTCAAACTCATGCGCGAACGGCTCGACCGGGTCGGCGACGTTCGACCGGGCGGCTACGACGACGTCGACGAACTCCTCGAGGATCTCGAACTCATCGCCGAGAGCCTGCAGAACAACGGGGCCGAAAGCGTCGTCGAGTCCCACGTCGACCCGATCCGGCGTCAGGTCGCGACCTTCGGCTTCTCGCTTGCCAGCCTGGATCTGCGCGAACACCAGGAGAAACACACCGACGCCATCGCCGAGGCGCTCGAGGGCGAGGGGATCGACTATCACTCGCTCTCGGAGGACGAACGCGTCGAGTTGCTCACCGACGCGATCCTCCAGGACGAACCCGTGATCGACCTTACCGAGACCGACGGTCTCTCCGACGAGTCCGCACGCGTCCTCCGGCTGTTCGCCGAACTCGGCGACTGGCAGGCAGAGTACGGCGTCGAGGCCATCGACACCTACTGCATCTCGATGACCGAAGAGCCGAGTCACGTCCTCGAGGTGCTCTTCCTCGCCGACCAGTCCGGCGTCGTCTCCCTCCCCGAACACTGCGGCATCGACGTCGTACCGCTGCTCGAGACAGAGTACGCCCTCTCCGGCGCTCGACGGATCATGGGCACGCTGTTCGAGAATGAGGCCTACAGCCAGGCGCTCGAGGCGCGCGATCGAACCCAGGAGATCATGCTGGGGTACTCCGACTCGAACAAGGAGAACGGTTTCCTGGCTGCGAACTGGTCGCTGTACAAGAACCAGCGTCGACTCGGCGAGATCTGCGACGACCACGACGTGACGATGCGGCTGTTCCACGGCCGCGGCGGGTCCATCTCCCGCGGTGGCGGACCGATGAACGAGGCGCTGCTGGCACTGCCCAACAGTACCGTCACGGGCCAGGTCAAGTTCACCGAACAGGGTGAGGCCATCGCCGAGAAATACGCCAACCCCCGTATC from Natronobacterium texcoconense encodes:
- the ppc gene encoding phosphoenolpyruvate carboxylase, which produces MQLHNRGVRQDVRELGALLGEVLEDQTSRSAFETVESCRRSAIDYRSDDLESREPLVSELESLSPHQQRIVSRAFTTYFELINLAEERERVRSIRTGSQEGTLEDSLETAAEELGEKDTETVRQILEDVLIEPTFTAHPTEARRKTVKSKLRTISTSLETLDERLLTDKEKDQLWRDIDAEVTSLWQTPQVRNRQPEPEDEARNVQWYLENTLFDVVGEVYDELADAIDEELDGDLEIPKLFEFRSWAGSDRDGNPYVTPEVTANTLERQRSVILERYREQLKRLSGVLSQDGSRVEAGSEFQASLERDLDRLPGSARTAEQRYPDEPYRQKLKLMRERLDRVGDVRPGGYDDVDELLEDLELIAESLQNNGAESVVESHVDPIRRQVATFGFSLASLDLREHQEKHTDAIAEALEGEGIDYHSLSEDERVELLTDAILQDEPVIDLTETDGLSDESARVLRLFAELGDWQAEYGVEAIDTYCISMTEEPSHVLEVLFLADQSGVVSLPEHCGIDVVPLLETEYALSGARRIMGTLFENEAYSQALEARDRTQEIMLGYSDSNKENGFLAANWSLYKNQRRLGEICDDHDVTMRLFHGRGGSISRGGGPMNEALLALPNSTVTGQVKFTEQGEAIAEKYANPRIAERNIEQMLNAQLRARKRALEQPEEDVPEEWVDAMETMADAARREYRDLLESDGFVQYFEQATPITVIEDLNLGSRPASRSGERTVEDLRAIPWVFSWTQSRCILPGWYAVAAGIDSYLNDGGSIETLQEMYAEWPFFQTTLDNAALSLSRTELEIAEKYADLADTELRATFFPRVSEEYERAAELIQTIGQRDQLHTRDWLGENLERRNPYVDPLNMLQVYLLDQTHRTDVEERTLRLTVKGIAAGMKNTG